Within the Acinonyx jubatus isolate Ajub_Pintada_27869175 chromosome E4, VMU_Ajub_asm_v1.0, whole genome shotgun sequence genome, the region TCTGTTTTGGAGTACTAGTTCTGATAAGGAAGTAAGGGATTCCTGTAAATGAGAAATTGATTTTTCAATTCTTTCTATGTCTAAGTCAATGGCTGCCCTTAGGGTTCCGTAGTTTTTGTCCTGGATGATGAGTGAGGATATTCCGGTCCCCGCCCCCGCTAATCCCAATCCCAAGAGCACAGCCAGAGTTAAGGTTGTAATAGGCTCTCTTTTACTTCGGGGGTTAGCAGAGCCTAACCTGTTAAGTATTTCTCCCCGCAAATGGTACACTAACTTGGGGATCAACTGCACGAGTAGGCAGAAGCTTTCTTTCGAGGAGTTAAGGACCTGGGAGTGGACACAGGGAGTAAGGCCACTAGAACAGGCCCACCATGCATTTTTGGGGGGGAGTAGATACACTGTCTCCCTGGGGACTGCTTGGGTTTCATTACAGAGATGTGATTGCTCGGGGGGTACGTGGCCTATACAAGTGCCTTGCCCCGTTACCGCCTGGAGGGTTAGTCTTGCAGTAGCCTGCTGCCATCTACAGGAGCTAGAGTTGGAGGCTGTTGTATAATTGCCTTTAATGGCAATACCTTTGTAATATGGGGGCCAGACATCTAGACAGAGCCAACAGGCCTTGGTCAGGTCGGGTCTAGAAGTGTTTAGTACCTGGTATGCTCCGACAACCGTGCTCCACAGGAGGTCTGCATCAGATAGTAAGTTGTGACCTGGGGCAGGGGATGCAGGTGACTCTCTAGTAGGGACAGGGGATGTGGGGGGCCGTGTGGCTGGGGCCTGGGTGTTTCTGGGAGTGGCCATCTGGGTGGGGGCAGGTTGGGGAACTAGTACTTGGTGGGGTCCTACCCTCGTGGTGGACTGCTGGGTAAGGGGAGTCGCTTGCATTCAGAGGGTAAATAATGCTCCCTTGTCTTTGGCTCCCGACCTAACCTGGTCTTATATCCTGAGTCCCCATGTTTTTCCACTCTCCCATCCTGTTGTTTTTTTACCTTGGTTTGTAAAGGATATAACTATGGGATTACCGCGCCCCCAGACATATGGTGGTTGGGGGCCACTGGGCCGCATTACCACGATGAGATCTCTGGTGCGTGGTGGGGTCCACTAGATGTGCCCCATCGAGACACATGACCAGGGGGCGCAAAAATAGTCAGCCACGTCCCCGCATGTGCTCGAGCGAGAGTGGCCGGGGCAGACATAGAAATAAAGGCTCTGC harbors:
- the LOC128312940 gene encoding MLV-related proviral Env polyprotein-like isoform X2 → MQATPLTQQSTTRVGPHQVLVPQPAPTQMATPRNTQAPATRPPTSPVPTRESPASPAPGHNLLSDADLLWSTVVGAYQVLNTSRPDLTKACWLCLDVWPPYYKGIAIKGNYTTASNSSSCRWQQATARLTLQAVTGQGTCIGHVPPEQSHLCNETQAVPRETVYLLPPKNAWWACSSGLTPCVHSQVLNSSKESFCLLVQLIPKLVYHLRGEILNRLGSANPRSKREPITTLTLAVLLGLGLAGAGTGISSLIIQDKNYGTLRAAIDLDIERIEKSISHLQESLTSLSELVLQNRRGLNLLFLQQGGLCAALGEECCLYVDHLGSRKRIYGPHKGRAAKTEVRERTISVLIRVFVQLVSLVNYPHLGPCQTPHHPAHTSNP